A single bacterium DNA region contains:
- a CDS encoding acetate kinase: MKILTINCGSSSLKYSFFDAAEERTIARGIVERITIGGSFIVHRLTPSPAYETLGGPSGTWRGAVSVKMRGGLTLRRTHECPTHKEAIDLVLATLTKGEGAVISDLGEISAAAHRVVHGGEALTGSVIVDDRVVDVLRDCISLAPLHNPPNIAGVEAARAILPDVPHVAVFDTAFHYTIPDYAYLYALPYEWYLEKGVRRYGFHGTSHLYVSRRAAALMDRSPAEANVITLHIGNGASVCAVKGGISVDTSMGFTPLEGLVMGTRCGDIDPAIPFQVMAEYNLEPQEVYSRLNRRSGVLGLTGKYADRRDVLAHMDAEAASEDEDAAAAGSPYRCKAALEVECYRLKKYVGAYAAALGWVDALVFTAGVGENSPEIRASTARGLEGLGVVLDAEKNAGAPRGAEVDVSSSASATRVFVIPTDEERVFIEDTIALLNGTYHPPDRFVYSFQKPDYRPRLG; this comes from the coding sequence ATGAAAATATTGACGATCAACTGCGGCAGCTCGTCGCTGAAGTATTCGTTCTTCGACGCCGCCGAGGAACGTACCATCGCCCGGGGCATCGTCGAGAGGATTACCATCGGCGGTTCCTTTATCGTACACCGGCTGACGCCGTCGCCGGCGTACGAAACCCTCGGCGGGCCGTCGGGGACGTGGCGCGGGGCCGTCAGCGTTAAGATGCGGGGGGGCTTGACGTTGCGGCGGACGCACGAGTGCCCCACCCATAAGGAGGCTATCGACCTCGTCCTGGCGACGTTGACGAAGGGCGAGGGCGCGGTCATCTCCGATTTGGGTGAAATTTCGGCCGCGGCGCACCGCGTCGTCCACGGCGGTGAAGCGCTTACGGGTTCCGTTATCGTGGACGACCGCGTCGTGGACGTGCTCCGCGACTGCATAAGTCTGGCGCCGCTCCATAACCCTCCCAACATCGCCGGCGTCGAGGCGGCGCGCGCCATCCTTCCCGACGTCCCGCACGTCGCCGTCTTCGATACGGCGTTCCACTACACCATTCCCGATTACGCGTACCTGTACGCCTTGCCGTACGAGTGGTACCTCGAGAAGGGCGTCCGCCGCTACGGCTTCCACGGCACCTCCCACCTCTACGTCTCGCGGCGCGCCGCGGCCCTTATGGATAGAAGCCCGGCGGAAGCCAACGTCATTACCCTCCACATAGGGAACGGCGCCAGCGTCTGCGCGGTCAAGGGCGGCATATCGGTGGACACCTCGATGGGGTTCACGCCGCTGGAAGGTTTGGTAATGGGCACGCGGTGCGGCGACATCGACCCGGCCATCCCGTTCCAGGTGATGGCGGAGTACAACCTCGAGCCTCAGGAAGTCTACAGCCGACTCAACCGGCGGAGCGGCGTCTTGGGCCTTACGGGGAAGTACGCCGACCGGCGAGACGTGCTCGCTCACATGGACGCCGAGGCCGCGAGCGAGGACGAGGACGCCGCCGCGGCCGGTTCGCCGTACCGCTGCAAGGCGGCGCTGGAGGTCGAGTGCTACCGCTTGAAGAAGTACGTCGGCGCGTACGCCGCGGCGCTGGGGTGGGTGGACGCGCTGGTCTTTACGGCCGGCGTAGGGGAGAATTCGCCCGAGATACGGGCGTCGACGGCGCGCGGCCTGGAGGGGCTGGGCGTCGTCCTCGACGCGGAGAAGAACGCCGGGGCGCCGCGCGGCGCGGAGGTCGACGTCTCGTCGTCGGCCTCGGCGACGAGGGTGTTCGTCATCCCCACCGACGAGGAACGGGTATTCATCGAGGATACCATCGCCCTCCTCAACGGCACGTACCACCCGCCGGACCGCTTCGTGTACTCTTTTCAGAAACCAGACTACCGGCCGCGGCTCGGGTGA